In Desulfovibrio sp. 86, the following proteins share a genomic window:
- the tsaE gene encoding tRNA (adenosine(37)-N6)-threonylcarbamoyltransferase complex ATPase subunit type 1 TsaE, producing MAQIILYSLEDTARFAQMLVATVSADAKTRTLLLHGDLGSGKTTLTRFMVLSLPGGSEAEVASPSFTLCNHYATVPPILHCDLYRCAGSLPEELFDALDNPKILNIIEWSELLPEQDRPEEYLDITLKACEEGRLLTLQAHGSRAEALLRHLRGQWPMRKA from the coding sequence ATGGCCCAGATAATACTCTACAGCCTTGAGGACACAGCCCGCTTTGCCCAAATGCTTGTGGCGACCGTAAGTGCCGATGCAAAAACAAGGACGCTTCTGTTGCATGGCGACCTTGGCAGCGGAAAAACAACGCTGACACGTTTCATGGTGCTGTCTTTACCGGGAGGATCAGAAGCGGAAGTGGCAAGCCCCTCTTTTACTCTATGCAACCACTATGCAACAGTACCACCTATTCTGCATTGCGATCTCTACCGTTGTGCCGGATCTTTGCCGGAGGAACTTTTTGACGCGCTGGATAATCCGAAGATTTTAAATATAATTGAATGGTCTGAATTACTGCCCGAGCAGGACAGACCCGAAGAATATCTGGACATCACATTAAAGGCATGCGAAGAAGGTCGATTACTGACGCTACAGGCGCACGGCTCCCGGGCCGAAGCTCTGTTGCGTCATTTGCGCGGTCAATGGCCCATGCGCAAAGCCTGA
- a CDS encoding aspartate kinase has translation MKILVQKFGGTSVARLECMKQVREKVLHGLAQGNKVIAVLSARSGETNHLLALADEWSGTPDKAECDALVATGEQVSISLFTMLLKDAGIRARSLLGWQIPITTDEDFGRARIRSINSKALYAFLEDYDVLVVAGFQGCTEDGRITTLGRGGSDTSAVALAAALGSVECEIYTDVDGVYTTDPNICSTARKMDRVAYEEMLEMASMGAKVLHIRSVEFAKKYKVPVRVRSTFSSDPGTLVTQEDSSMEAVLVSGIAYDKDQARVTMRDLPDVPGMAAAVFGPLSEKGILVDMIVQNTSLDGHTDITFTISRKDLQQTLAVMKEVAEKTGASEVLHDVSVAKVSAIGVGMRNHSGVAARTFAALTQEGINILMISTSEIKITILIQEKYVELAVRILHDTFGLDWDIG, from the coding sequence ATGAAAATTTTAGTACAAAAGTTCGGCGGCACCTCTGTGGCCAGACTTGAGTGCATGAAGCAGGTGCGAGAAAAAGTTCTGCACGGCCTCGCTCAGGGCAACAAGGTTATAGCCGTATTGTCAGCCAGGTCTGGCGAAACCAATCACCTTTTAGCGCTTGCCGATGAATGGTCGGGCACGCCGGACAAGGCCGAATGCGACGCGCTTGTGGCCACTGGCGAACAGGTTTCCATCAGCCTGTTTACCATGCTGCTCAAAGATGCGGGAATTCGTGCCCGATCCCTGCTGGGCTGGCAGATACCCATTACGACTGACGAAGACTTCGGCCGCGCGCGTATCCGCTCCATAAACAGCAAAGCCCTGTACGCTTTTCTTGAAGACTACGATGTGCTTGTGGTGGCGGGTTTTCAGGGTTGCACTGAAGACGGCCGTATAACCACCCTCGGTCGCGGCGGATCCGACACTTCGGCTGTGGCTTTGGCTGCGGCTCTGGGATCAGTCGAATGCGAAATTTACACAGATGTTGACGGCGTCTATACCACTGACCCCAATATCTGCTCGACCGCCCGTAAAATGGACCGCGTCGCCTATGAAGAAATGCTGGAAATGGCTAGCATGGGGGCCAAGGTTCTGCACATACGTTCGGTGGAATTTGCCAAAAAATACAAAGTTCCCGTGCGGGTGCGCTCCACATTCAGCAGTGATCCCGGCACCCTTGTTACTCAGGAGGATTCCAGCATGGAAGCCGTTCTTGTTTCCGGCATTGCCTACGATAAAGATCAAGCCCGCGTGACCATGCGCGATCTGCCCGATGTGCCTGGAATGGCCGCTGCCGTGTTCGGGCCGCTCTCTGAAAAAGGCATTCTGGTTGACATGATTGTGCAGAACACCAGCCTGGACGGTCATACGGACATCACCTTCACCATTTCGCGCAAAGATTTGCAGCAAACACTGGCGGTGATGAAAGAAGTTGCCGAAAAAACCGGCGCGTCCGAAGTTTTGCACGATGTGAGCGTGGCCAAGGTTTCGGCCATTGGCGTGGGCATGCGCAATCATTCGGGCGTGGCGGCCCGCACATTTGCCGCCCTTACCCAGGAAGGCATCAACATTCTCATGATCAGCACTTCTGAAATCAAGATCACCATTTTGATTCAGGAAAAGTATGTTGAGCTGGCCGTGCGCATATTGCACGACACTTTCGGTCTTGACTGGGATATCGGCTAG
- a CDS encoding HD-GYP domain-containing protein, whose protein sequence is MDPVKIIITELKPGMFIVNPGISWLKAPLLYMQEGLITSQEEIDTIIKQGFAEAYHDPSRFRQMDGFAKDPDADHPGGSANGDDDFSDWPDPRTPQVSLDEEIPQAKAIYSDSFEHVKSLMQAAQGGAVDVAASQPYVESIVNSLNRNVDALISLSKLKSSDEYTYTHSVNVTIFAVAYAHYLGLSEDNLHLVGMASLLHDFGKAFVPQEILNAPRQLLPNELEIMQSHVLLGYNQLKKVENVRPEVLQGVVQHHERHNGTGYPYRLSGKKIGIYGRILSVSDNYDALSARRVYKTPMPANVALAVMYKMRGQAWAPGYVERFIKMMGIYPVGTPVQLSSGERGVVCRSNPNFPAQPCIMLAFDPVGRPIKPRALDLSRDPEVEIERSLAGNEAEQMDITLLLSQAFQ, encoded by the coding sequence ATGGATCCAGTAAAAATAATTATTACTGAGCTCAAGCCAGGGATGTTTATTGTTAATCCGGGTATTTCCTGGCTTAAAGCTCCCCTTTTGTATATGCAAGAGGGCCTTATTACTTCGCAGGAAGAAATAGATACAATCATCAAGCAGGGCTTTGCAGAAGCGTATCATGACCCCAGCCGTTTCCGTCAAATGGACGGTTTCGCAAAAGACCCCGATGCTGACCATCCGGGCGGATCGGCAAACGGTGATGATGACTTCTCGGATTGGCCAGATCCCCGTACCCCACAGGTTTCTCTGGATGAGGAAATACCTCAGGCCAAAGCCATCTATTCGGATTCCTTTGAGCATGTAAAAAGCCTGATGCAGGCCGCCCAGGGCGGCGCTGTGGATGTGGCGGCATCCCAGCCGTATGTGGAGTCCATCGTCAACAGTCTGAACCGCAATGTTGACGCGCTCATCTCCTTGTCAAAGCTTAAAAGCTCGGACGAATACACATACACGCACTCGGTCAATGTGACCATCTTCGCTGTCGCGTACGCCCATTATCTCGGCCTGTCAGAAGACAACCTGCATCTTGTCGGCATGGCTAGCCTTTTACATGACTTTGGCAAAGCTTTTGTGCCACAGGAAATTCTCAACGCGCCACGTCAGCTTCTGCCAAACGAGCTGGAGATCATGCAATCTCATGTGCTGCTTGGTTACAATCAGCTCAAAAAAGTGGAAAACGTGCGCCCGGAAGTTCTGCAAGGGGTGGTGCAGCACCATGAAAGACACAATGGCACAGGCTATCCGTATCGTTTGTCCGGAAAAAAAATAGGCATCTATGGCCGCATTCTTTCCGTGAGCGACAACTACGACGCCCTTTCAGCCCGAAGGGTGTATAAAACGCCCATGCCGGCCAATGTGGCATTGGCCGTCATGTACAAAATGCGGGGACAGGCCTGGGCCCCCGGATATGTTGAGCGCTTTATCAAAATGATGGGAATCTATCCGGTGGGCACGCCAGTGCAGCTGTCCAGCGGCGAGCGCGGCGTTGTTTGCCGCTCCAATCCTAACTTCCCCGCGCAGCCATGCATCATGCTGGCATTCGATCCGGTGGGCAGACCCATAAAGCCCCGCGCTCTGGATTTGAGCAGAGATCCGGAAGTTGAGATTGAGCGTTCTCTGGCAGGCAATGAGGCCGAACAGATGGACATCACGTTGCTCCTGTCGCAAGCGTTCCAATAA
- a CDS encoding HAD family hydrolase: MKFNPIFFDLDGTITDSAQGIIRAVQYALESFNISASKESLIPFIGPPLRDSFAQFFPGDPEKIEQVVAKYREYYGEQGLFEARLYDGVADLLRQLAENGHILALATSKPESFAVRIIEHFDLTHYFTCIAGAQLKGTRTDKPAVLRYACETLGITPSEDCLMVGDRKYDVLGAHEVGMPCAAVLYGYGSEEELKKAGADQICRDVKALRKLLTGE; the protein is encoded by the coding sequence GTGAAATTTAACCCTATTTTTTTTGACCTTGACGGCACCATCACCGATTCGGCGCAGGGCATCATTCGCGCTGTGCAGTACGCGCTGGAGTCTTTCAATATCTCCGCCTCAAAAGAAAGCCTGATCCCCTTTATCGGCCCGCCGCTCCGGGATTCGTTTGCACAGTTTTTTCCCGGAGATCCTGAAAAAATTGAACAGGTGGTCGCCAAGTACAGAGAATATTACGGGGAGCAGGGCCTTTTTGAGGCCCGCCTGTATGACGGCGTTGCAGATCTCTTGCGCCAACTGGCGGAAAACGGGCACATTCTCGCCCTGGCAACCTCCAAGCCGGAATCCTTTGCCGTGCGCATCATAGAGCACTTTGACCTGACGCACTATTTTACCTGCATTGCTGGGGCGCAACTCAAGGGAACGCGCACCGACAAACCCGCAGTCCTGCGTTACGCCTGCGAGACTCTCGGCATTACGCCGTCAGAAGACTGCCTGATGGTTGGCGATCGCAAGTACGACGTGCTTGGAGCGCATGAAGTGGGCATGCCCTGCGCCGCCGTTTTATATGGCTATGGGTCCGAAGAGGAGCTGAAAAAGGCTGGCGCGGATCAGATATGCCGCGATGTGAAGGCGCTGCGGAAGTTATTGACCGGAGAGTGA
- a CDS encoding DUF4139 domain-containing protein, producing the protein MATGGAWAVPGKIAATAPTSPVSVILSPSGGQVQVEETLPVVMNDDMGVLSFVLPGGAEDLQINVPGHVIARWTTFPQALERKGHLAAMREDLTTEINEVNGRLAALKAQLALWQSPPVSSSYQDLVQREKRQEGAIPGLIIEQANLVSRLETLRQQLDQLPLSPEMGQRVTIALRKPIKDKNLKVTYSYQLQNCGWRPVYSFDAKTGNGKSNETAVRLMAEIWQLSGIDWQNAQITLISRGEGPREPAKLRKWVVDSQATPAPMPAPVARQAAGRAMMMAADADAAPMAPPVVHDSSAVFARWSLAVRGLPEGRSRLLIVEDMWKTSLQWLARPTTGDSRVWLMGKYTLPAEQSWPDGSAEFCVDGQGVGQGFFTPRGGEATLYFGPDPRVHINVIVNSRRRGESGFLEKSRTWTWAWTYVLTNTHKNPVSVRLERPMPMIVDQGVTVTYNDAPPSQQVPDEQMLLWNVDVPGDGKAEVKHSVTITSSKEIPMISDIP; encoded by the coding sequence ATGGCCACTGGCGGCGCCTGGGCTGTCCCCGGAAAAATTGCCGCCACCGCGCCGACAAGTCCGGTGTCCGTCATTCTCTCGCCTTCTGGCGGCCAGGTTCAGGTTGAAGAAACCCTGCCCGTTGTCATGAATGATGATATGGGCGTTTTAAGCTTTGTGCTGCCGGGCGGCGCTGAAGATCTGCAGATCAATGTGCCGGGGCACGTCATCGCCCGTTGGACGACCTTTCCCCAGGCTTTGGAGCGCAAGGGGCATCTTGCCGCCATGCGTGAAGACCTGACAACGGAGATTAACGAAGTCAACGGCAGGCTTGCCGCGCTCAAGGCCCAGTTGGCGCTGTGGCAAAGTCCGCCTGTCAGCAGTTCCTACCAGGACCTTGTCCAGCGGGAAAAGCGGCAGGAGGGCGCAATCCCCGGCCTGATCATCGAGCAGGCCAATCTTGTAAGCCGTCTGGAAACACTGCGTCAGCAACTGGACCAGTTGCCCCTGAGCCCGGAGATGGGACAGCGCGTCACCATTGCTCTGCGCAAACCCATCAAGGATAAAAACCTTAAGGTAACATACAGCTATCAATTGCAAAATTGTGGCTGGCGGCCTGTATATTCTTTTGACGCAAAAACCGGCAATGGCAAGAGCAATGAAACCGCCGTTCGCCTGATGGCTGAAATCTGGCAACTTTCGGGCATTGATTGGCAAAACGCCCAGATTACCCTTATTTCGAGAGGTGAAGGGCCGCGCGAACCTGCAAAGCTGAGAAAATGGGTCGTTGATTCACAGGCCACGCCTGCTCCCATGCCTGCCCCGGTGGCACGTCAGGCCGCCGGTCGGGCCATGATGATGGCGGCCGATGCTGACGCCGCCCCCATGGCGCCCCCTGTGGTGCACGACAGCAGCGCCGTGTTCGCCCGCTGGAGCCTTGCCGTGCGCGGCCTGCCCGAAGGGCGCTCCCGTCTGCTCATTGTTGAAGACATGTGGAAAACCTCCCTGCAATGGCTGGCCCGCCCCACCACAGGCGACAGTCGCGTGTGGCTCATGGGCAAGTATACCCTGCCTGCAGAGCAATCCTGGCCTGATGGTTCCGCAGAGTTTTGCGTGGATGGCCAGGGCGTCGGCCAAGGCTTCTTCACCCCGCGCGGGGGAGAGGCAACTCTGTATTTCGGGCCTGACCCGCGCGTGCACATAAACGTCATTGTGAACAGCAGACGTCGCGGCGAAAGCGGTTTCCTTGAAAAGAGCCGTACGTGGACCTGGGCCTGGACATACGTACTGACCAATACGCACAAGAATCCGGTCAGCGTCCGTCTTGAGCGGCCCATGCCGATGATCGTTGATCAGGGCGTCACGGTCACCTACAACGACGCGCCACCCTCGCAGCAGGTGCCGGATGAACAGATGCTGCTGTGGAATGTTGACGTGCCCGGCGACGGCAAGGCCGAGGTCAAGCATTCCGTGACCATCACCTCATCCAAAGAAATACCGATGATCAGTGATATTCCCTAA